One window from the genome of Thermus sediminis encodes:
- a CDS encoding dihydrolipoamide acetyltransferase family protein, whose product MEERTPLRGIRRTIAQGLWQSHLYTVRTLNVDEADLTELVALRERLKGEAEAQGIRLTYLPFIVKAAVRALKKYPMLNASLDEERGEIVYKRYYHIGIAVATERGLLVPVVRDADRKSLLELAREIAELSQKAREGRLSPEEVSGSTFTLTNIGSIGATLSFPIINVPEAAILGVHSIRKRPWVMPDGSIQARDITFLSLSFDHRLIDGAEAALFTREVIRLLEKPETLMLEM is encoded by the coding sequence CTGGAGGAGCGCACTCCCTTAAGGGGCATCCGCCGCACCATCGCCCAGGGCCTCTGGCAGAGCCACCTCTACACCGTGCGCACCCTCAACGTGGACGAGGCGGACCTAACGGAACTGGTGGCCCTGCGGGAGAGGCTAAAGGGGGAGGCCGAGGCCCAAGGGATCAGGCTCACCTACTTGCCCTTCATCGTCAAGGCCGCGGTGCGGGCCCTGAAGAAGTACCCCATGCTGAACGCTAGCCTGGACGAGGAACGGGGAGAGATCGTCTACAAGCGCTACTACCATATCGGCATCGCCGTGGCCACCGAAAGGGGGCTCCTCGTCCCCGTGGTCCGGGACGCCGACCGCAAGAGCCTTCTGGAACTTGCCCGGGAGATCGCCGAGCTTTCCCAAAAGGCCCGGGAGGGGCGCCTCTCCCCAGAGGAGGTCTCGGGCTCCACCTTCACCCTCACCAACATCGGCTCCATCGGGGCCACCTTGAGCTTCCCCATCATCAACGTCCCCGAGGCGGCCATCCTGGGGGTGCACTCCATAAGAAAGCGCCCCTGGGTGATGCCCGATGGCTCCATCCAGGCCCGGGACATCACCTTCCTCTCCCTCTCCTTTGACCACCGCCTCATTGACGGGGCCGAGGCCGCCCTGTTCACCCGGGAGGTCATAAGGCTCCTGGAAAAACCGGAAACCCTGATGCTGGAGATGTGA
- a CDS encoding type II toxin-antitoxin system HicA family toxin, with protein sequence MKLPRDLTGKEPVQKLACLGYQVERQTGSHARMVWKGPKGERAIPLHRPLKVGTLAGIPRAVTEARGMGRKALERLLEL encoded by the coding sequence GTGAAGCTTCCCCGCGACCTCACCGGGAAGGAGCCCGTCCAAAAACTGGCCTGCCTGGGCTACCAGGTAGAGCGGCAAACGGGAAGTCACGCGCGCATGGTCTGGAAAGGTCCAAAGGGTGAACGCGCCATACCCCTACACCGGCCGCTGAAGGTAGGTACCTTGGCCGGAATCCCGAGGGCGGTGACGGAGGCCCGCGGCATGGGCCGCAAAGCCCTTGAACGCCTTTTGGAACTGTAG
- the lpdA gene encoding dihydrolipoyl dehydrogenase: MENAMTESDRAYDLIVIGTGPGGYHAAIRGAQLGLRVLAVEGEKVGGVCLNVGCIPTKALLHAAETLHHLKVAEAFGLKVEAALDHQRLAAWRDGVVKKLTGGVQGLLKGNRVDLVQGFARLVGPKEVEVGGSRYRARSLILATGSEPMPLKGFPFGEDVWDSTRALWVEEGLPRRLLVIGGGAVGLEFSQIYRRLGAEVTLIEYMPEVLPQGDRETAGLLRRALEKEGIRVLTGTQALGYEKKKDGLHVLLAPAEGGKEEKVVVDKVLVAVGRRPRTGGLGLEEAGIALDARGFVRVDARMETTHKGVYAVGDAARPPLLAHKAMREGLVAAENAAGKDSAFDYQVPNVVYTSPEWAGVGLTEEEARRAGYRVRVGRFPLAASGRALTLGAPEGLVKVVGDEETDLLLGVFIVGAQAGELIAEAALALEMGATATDLALTVHAHPTLSESLMEAAEAFHKKAIHVLNR, from the coding sequence ATGGAGAACGCTATGACGGAAAGCGACCGCGCCTACGACCTGATCGTCATCGGCACTGGGCCCGGGGGGTACCACGCCGCCATCCGGGGGGCCCAGCTGGGCCTAAGGGTCCTGGCGGTGGAGGGGGAGAAGGTGGGGGGGGTCTGCCTCAACGTGGGGTGCATCCCCACCAAGGCCCTCCTCCACGCCGCGGAAACCCTTCACCATCTGAAGGTGGCCGAGGCCTTCGGCCTGAAGGTGGAGGCCGCCTTGGACCACCAGAGGCTCGCCGCCTGGCGGGACGGCGTGGTGAAGAAGCTCACCGGGGGCGTGCAGGGCCTCCTCAAGGGGAACCGGGTGGACCTGGTCCAGGGCTTCGCCCGCCTGGTGGGCCCCAAGGAGGTGGAGGTAGGGGGGAGCCGCTACCGGGCCCGAAGCCTCATCCTGGCCACGGGGAGCGAGCCCATGCCCCTGAAGGGCTTCCCTTTCGGGGAGGACGTCTGGGACTCCACCCGGGCCCTATGGGTGGAGGAGGGCCTCCCCAGGCGCCTCCTGGTGATCGGGGGCGGGGCGGTGGGGCTAGAGTTCAGCCAGATCTACCGCCGCCTGGGGGCGGAGGTGACCCTCATCGAGTACATGCCCGAGGTCCTCCCCCAGGGGGACCGGGAGACCGCAGGCCTCCTCCGCCGGGCCCTGGAGAAGGAGGGGATCCGGGTCCTGACGGGCACCCAGGCCCTGGGCTATGAGAAGAAGAAAGACGGCCTCCACGTCCTCCTCGCCCCCGCGGAGGGGGGCAAGGAGGAGAAGGTGGTGGTGGACAAGGTCCTGGTGGCCGTGGGCCGGAGGCCCCGCACCGGGGGCCTGGGCCTGGAGGAGGCGGGGATCGCCCTGGACGCAAGGGGCTTCGTGCGGGTGGACGCCCGCATGGAGACCACGCACAAGGGCGTCTACGCCGTGGGGGACGCCGCAAGGCCGCCCCTCCTAGCCCACAAGGCCATGAGGGAGGGCCTCGTGGCCGCGGAGAACGCTGCTGGGAAGGACAGCGCCTTTGACTACCAGGTCCCCAACGTGGTCTACACCTCCCCCGAGTGGGCCGGAGTGGGCCTCACCGAGGAGGAGGCGAGGCGGGCGGGGTACCGGGTCCGGGTGGGCCGCTTCCCCCTTGCCGCCAGCGGCCGGGCCCTCACCCTAGGGGCCCCGGAGGGCCTCGTCAAGGTGGTGGGGGACGAGGAGACGGACCTCCTCCTCGGGGTCTTCATCGTGGGGGCCCAGGCGGGGGAGCTCATCGCCGAGGCCGCCCTGGCCCTGGAGATGGGGGCCACGGCCACGGACCTGGCCCTCACCGTCCACGCCCACCCCACCCTCTCGGAAAGCCTCATGGAGGCGGCGGAGGCCTTCCACAAGAAGGCCATCCACGTGCTCAACCGCTAA